Proteins co-encoded in one Halodesulfovibrio marinisediminis DSM 17456 genomic window:
- a CDS encoding sensor histidine kinase translates to MEVKSISAKLATTFILILTLSLTTYVILFVTVHRDTERFILRSIPMISTLLETKFARLNVVPHAEHAENQKDISSVLKDLQKILQADYLWVITPNDAIITSPKTVIPKHTLFALKRVKENIQAGHFYSQETEELQALIFPISLWNGKGKIVIVQQPSWSLHKILIDCLFPTVITGLLIGIIVLPLIKRTLRPLKELETKVINFATGDLSERITPVHDDEVGRLSRTFNIMADNLEQMTRFRHELTANISHELRSPLTRIQMSEELAHLSCKQHNYDNVITHLNSIRNEVEELDRLVEEILKLSKMDVNSQIGEIGACDLTDTMQRLLRRNSPIIERKNISVQATYSHDCVITCNYPMVKLALSNLMANALKFSPENGTIRITTFSNVETVSVEIFNSFYRTLTPSELISIFEPFSRAEGENIPGTGLGLALVSKVTDQHQGTVTAKNRSDGILFRLTLPRALAEQEKPKR, encoded by the coding sequence ATGGAAGTTAAGTCTATTTCTGCTAAGCTGGCAACCACCTTTATTTTAATTCTTACGCTCAGCTTAACAACTTACGTAATCCTCTTCGTAACAGTGCATCGGGACACAGAGCGGTTTATCCTCCGCTCTATCCCGATGATCTCGACGCTGCTCGAAACCAAATTTGCTCGTCTAAATGTTGTTCCGCACGCTGAACATGCAGAAAACCAAAAAGATATCTCCAGCGTCCTCAAAGACTTACAAAAGATACTGCAAGCTGACTACTTGTGGGTCATTACGCCTAATGATGCTATCATAACCAGTCCGAAAACCGTCATTCCAAAACATACGCTTTTCGCGTTAAAAAGAGTTAAAGAAAATATCCAAGCTGGGCATTTCTACTCTCAGGAAACTGAGGAACTACAAGCTCTTATCTTTCCAATTTCACTATGGAACGGTAAGGGGAAAATTGTCATTGTCCAACAACCAAGCTGGTCTTTGCACAAAATACTTATCGACTGCCTTTTCCCAACAGTAATAACTGGTCTTCTGATTGGAATCATTGTCCTTCCCTTAATCAAACGCACGTTACGTCCACTTAAGGAGCTTGAAACAAAAGTCATCAACTTTGCTACTGGTGATCTTTCCGAACGCATAACCCCTGTACATGACGATGAAGTAGGACGCCTTTCACGCACATTCAATATAATGGCTGACAACCTCGAGCAGATGACACGCTTCCGGCACGAACTTACGGCCAACATCTCACACGAATTGCGCAGCCCGCTCACTCGAATCCAAATGTCTGAAGAGCTGGCACATCTAAGCTGTAAACAACACAACTATGACAATGTCATTACGCACTTAAATTCTATTCGAAATGAAGTGGAAGAGTTGGATAGACTGGTTGAAGAAATTCTAAAACTTTCCAAGATGGACGTGAATAGCCAAATCGGCGAAATAGGAGCATGTGACCTTACAGACACAATGCAACGTCTACTGCGAAGAAATTCTCCGATTATTGAACGAAAAAACATTTCAGTGCAGGCAACCTATTCGCACGACTGCGTCATTACCTGCAACTACCCAATGGTAAAACTCGCATTGAGTAACCTTATGGCAAATGCACTTAAATTCTCACCTGAGAATGGAACTATCAGAATTACCACATTCTCAAACGTAGAGACAGTCAGTGTTGAAATATTTAACTCATTCTATCGAACACTTACCCCCTCTGAACTTATTTCAATATTCGAACCCTTCTCCCGCGCTGAAGGCGAAAATATCCCCGGAACAGGGTTAGGGCTTGCGCTTGTTTCTAAAGTTACCGACCAACATCAAGGAACAGTTACAGCAAAAAACCGCTCAGACGGCATTCTGTTTCGCTTAACACTCCCAAGAGCGCTTGCTGAACAAGAAAAACCTAAAAGGTGA
- a CDS encoding response regulator, which yields MEQTILIIDDDAKLQDLLTEYLENSGFNVVSLLNGHDALSTIRNLAPSLIILDVMLPGKDGLEVLRDIRTESTVPIIMLTARGDDADRIVGLELGADDYLSKPFNPRELLARIKAILRRFDNSTAKVNSHQIECAGLALEASRQILIIGNEQITLSPTETKLMAELMRSPNHEFSRDDLMTKVWGREFNAYDRSIDVHISKLRNILKPYNEHAHRIRTVWGKGYMFLSD from the coding sequence ATGGAACAAACAATCCTGATCATCGATGACGATGCGAAGTTGCAAGATCTTTTAACTGAATATCTAGAAAATTCAGGCTTTAACGTCGTTTCCCTTCTCAATGGGCACGATGCACTTTCTACTATCCGTAACCTTGCCCCGTCCCTCATTATTCTCGACGTCATGCTGCCTGGTAAAGACGGTCTTGAAGTCCTTCGTGATATCCGCACCGAATCTACGGTTCCGATCATCATGCTCACTGCTCGCGGCGACGACGCTGACAGAATTGTCGGTCTTGAACTGGGTGCAGACGACTATCTTTCAAAGCCATTCAACCCTCGTGAACTGCTAGCTCGTATTAAAGCTATTTTACGCCGTTTCGACAACAGCACAGCTAAAGTTAATTCTCATCAAATTGAATGTGCAGGCCTTGCACTTGAAGCAAGCAGACAAATCCTTATTATCGGAAATGAACAGATAACTTTGTCTCCAACTGAAACAAAGCTCATGGCAGAACTTATGCGCAGCCCAAACCACGAATTTTCCCGTGATGACTTGATGACAAAGGTCTGGGGACGTGAATTCAATGCATACGACCGTAGCATTGATGTGCATATTTCTAAATTACGCAACATCTTAAAACCATACAACGAGCATGCTCATCGCATCCGAACAGTGTGGGGCAAAGGCTACATGTTCCTGAGTGATTAA
- a CDS encoding NAD(P)-dependent oxidoreductase yields the protein MSIASKRIGWIGTGVMGKSMCKHLITSGCTAFVYNRSAEKTKELTDMGATLCSSPAEVAANSDVVFTIVGFPQDVEEVILGENGVLANAKEGTIVVDMTTSTPSLAKRIAEVAASKNMAALDAPVSGGDLGAREGTLAIMVGGDSATYEAMLPFFEVMGKNIQRMGESGAGQHCKMANQILIAGTMIGTVESLLYAAKTGMDLEQVIDVIGSGAAGSWSINNLGRRIAKSDFDPGFFIKHFVKDMGIALEESARMNLSLPGLAMANQFYVAAKAQGLENLGTQGLYKVFEAMNQA from the coding sequence ATGAGTATTGCATCAAAGCGCATTGGATGGATTGGAACAGGTGTAATGGGTAAATCCATGTGCAAACATTTGATTACATCTGGTTGCACTGCCTTTGTGTACAATCGTAGCGCAGAAAAAACCAAGGAACTTACCGACATGGGGGCAACGCTCTGCAGTTCACCTGCTGAGGTTGCTGCCAACAGTGATGTTGTTTTTACAATTGTAGGTTTTCCTCAAGATGTTGAAGAAGTAATTCTTGGAGAAAACGGCGTTCTGGCAAATGCAAAAGAAGGTACAATAGTAGTAGATATGACAACATCAACACCTTCTCTGGCAAAACGCATTGCTGAAGTTGCTGCATCAAAAAATATGGCGGCTCTGGATGCTCCAGTGTCTGGTGGCGATTTAGGTGCCCGTGAAGGAACGCTAGCCATTATGGTTGGTGGTGATTCAGCAACGTATGAGGCTATGCTTCCATTTTTTGAGGTAATGGGCAAGAACATTCAGCGTATGGGTGAATCGGGCGCAGGTCAACACTGCAAAATGGCAAATCAAATTCTTATTGCCGGAACAATGATCGGAACCGTTGAATCTTTGCTTTATGCAGCAAAAACAGGCATGGATCTAGAGCAGGTAATCGACGTTATCGGCAGTGGCGCCGCAGGTTCATGGTCTATTAACAACCTCGGCAGACGGATTGCAAAAAGTGATTTTGATCCCGGTTTCTTTATTAAGCACTTCGTAAAAGACATGGGCATCGCTCTTGAAGAGTCCGCAAGAATGAATTTGTCCCTTCCGGGACTCGCAATGGCTAATCAATTTTATGTGGCTGCAAAAGCACAGGGGCTGGAAAATCTTGGTACGCAGGGGCTCTATAAAGTCTTTGAAGCTATGAATCAGGCGTAA
- a CDS encoding methyl-accepting chemotaxis protein: protein MFRKTTIRVRVFLLLAVFLLFILGILLFNARSTMQSNDEAVLHLQNMMLDGEKEALHIATHSLALSISSKLNGISDHEEQLHIIQNAIENIRFKEDKSGYFFVYENTTSVAHPIFKNIIGQDRGHQTDQNGTMYVRELKKAAASGGAFVQYVYKKPGQGNQPKLAYAEMIPGTQYWIGTGVYIDNVEKHKNMLQDEFDSRMKESMTTQLAIIGVILLLGFAPFCLFLVRSITTPVMEANEVAQQIAGGNLNVTIKVEGNDEIADLQSSLSVMAETLRNNVQDMAAKEKEAQKQATIAREAAAKAEEAMQQAAVATSKGINTAAERLTGLVTSINSSSSDLAATSRQLEKGSEIQLTRISETATAMEEMNATVLEVARNASDAAERTERSRRQAAEGQSVVNDTINSINELRKITTTLQENMDQLGRESDAIGQVMTIINDIADQTNLLALNAAIEAARAGDAGRGFAVVADEVRKLAEKTMGATSEVGNSINTIQQLAQKNIKGMEESAEAMLSTEQRSKVSGEMLESIVEMTDAAAAQVQSIATAAEEQSAASEEITRSIEEVNAIANESRSMAGNAEQSVSALHNEARNLQEIIYELKEEAAR from the coding sequence ATGTTTAGAAAAACAACTATACGCGTAAGAGTATTTCTTTTACTTGCAGTCTTTTTACTGTTCATCTTAGGAATTCTTCTGTTCAATGCACGCTCAACAATGCAGTCAAACGACGAAGCAGTTCTTCACTTGCAAAACATGATGCTTGATGGAGAAAAAGAAGCGCTCCATATTGCCACCCACTCATTGGCACTCTCTATCAGCTCCAAACTGAATGGAATCAGTGATCACGAGGAGCAACTACACATTATTCAAAATGCAATTGAGAACATTCGTTTTAAAGAAGACAAATCTGGCTATTTCTTTGTCTACGAAAACACCACAAGCGTTGCCCACCCAATTTTTAAAAACATAATTGGTCAAGACAGAGGACATCAGACAGACCAAAACGGCACAATGTATGTTCGCGAATTGAAAAAAGCAGCAGCTTCCGGCGGGGCATTCGTGCAATACGTTTACAAAAAGCCAGGGCAGGGTAATCAACCAAAACTAGCCTATGCTGAAATGATTCCAGGAACGCAATACTGGATAGGTACAGGTGTTTATATCGATAACGTTGAGAAGCATAAAAACATGCTTCAAGACGAATTCGATAGCCGAATGAAAGAAAGCATGACCACTCAGCTTGCAATCATCGGTGTAATCCTCCTACTCGGCTTCGCACCATTCTGTCTTTTCCTTGTTCGCTCTATTACCACTCCTGTTATGGAAGCAAACGAAGTTGCACAGCAAATCGCAGGTGGAAATCTCAACGTAACCATTAAAGTTGAAGGAAACGACGAAATAGCCGACCTTCAATCCTCACTTAGCGTCATGGCAGAAACATTACGTAACAACGTTCAAGACATGGCCGCAAAAGAGAAAGAAGCACAAAAACAGGCTACTATTGCACGTGAAGCAGCAGCTAAAGCAGAAGAAGCTATGCAGCAGGCAGCTGTAGCCACTAGCAAAGGTATCAACACGGCAGCCGAACGCCTTACTGGACTTGTAACCAGCATCAATTCCAGCTCATCCGATTTAGCAGCAACAAGCCGTCAGCTGGAAAAAGGCTCTGAAATCCAGCTCACCCGCATTAGTGAAACTGCAACAGCAATGGAAGAAATGAACGCCACAGTGCTGGAAGTTGCACGTAATGCTAGTGACGCTGCAGAACGAACAGAACGGTCTCGACGTCAGGCTGCAGAAGGCCAGTCCGTTGTAAACGACACCATCAACTCCATTAATGAGTTGCGCAAAATTACAACAACCTTGCAAGAAAACATGGACCAGCTTGGTAGAGAGTCTGATGCGATTGGCCAAGTAATGACTATAATTAACGATATCGCAGATCAAACCAACCTGCTCGCACTCAACGCGGCAATCGAAGCAGCACGCGCTGGTGATGCAGGACGCGGCTTCGCTGTAGTTGCAGATGAAGTTCGAAAGCTTGCAGAAAAAACCATGGGTGCCACAAGCGAAGTCGGCAACAGCATCAACACAATCCAGCAGCTTGCCCAAAAGAACATTAAGGGCATGGAAGAATCTGCTGAAGCAATGCTGTCCACTGAGCAGCGTTCTAAAGTATCAGGCGAAATGCTTGAATCAATTGTTGAAATGACTGATGCTGCCGCAGCGCAAGTTCAGTCTATCGCAACAGCTGCAGAAGAACAGTCCGCAGCATCTGAAGAAATTACAAGATCTATTGAAGAAGTTAATGCTATCGCGAACGAATCTCGCTCAATGGCTGGTAATGCCGAACAGAGCGTCTCTGCGCTTCACAACGAAGCACGCAATCTTCAGGAGATCATTTACGAACTCAAAGAAGAAGCTGCCAGATAA
- the ldhH gene encoding L-lactate dehydrogenase (quinone) large subunit LdhH codes for MHNAENLKEYREDMQEALDNEFLRKSMDAFAVGYRENRAKAFANIDEKALIKKIADCKDYAVKNNAALLKQFTEQAEKRGVHVHVAKDAEEANRIIADIAKKNNVKKIIKSKSMTSEETLLNHYLEDENLNVVETDLGEWIIQMRHEGPSHMVMPAIHLSRYQVQDLFSKRTGEKLDSDPVKLTKVARRELRRDFADADMGVSGANFCVAENGHIGIATNEGNARLTTTSPRIHVAIAGIDKLVPKLTDALTALKALPRNATGQALTSYVTWIGGANECAIGEDNKKEMHIVFLDNGRSKIAEDEMFSQIFRCVRCGACANVCPVYRLVGGHKMGHIYIGAIGLILTYFFHGEEKAKNLVHNCINCGACKSICAGGIDLPGLIKELRARINQDNGMPIETNLLGKVLKNRKLFHSLLRFGKWAQAPMKKGPYLRHLPLMFMKDQGFRSFPAIADKPFRDRFSEIKPMVHNPKHRVALFSGCVQDFVYPEQMEAAVKVMARHNVAIDFPMDQSCCGLPVQMMGEKQATIDVAKQNVDAFEGANCDYIVTLCASCASHLKEGYAELLEKEPGYKEKVERFSAKVIDFSSYVHDVLGVSADDFNKSSEKVAYHASCHLCRELKVVEQPRNLIEMAGDYAPSAEEDVCCGFGGTFTVKFPELSSTLLDKKLTNIEATGAKRLVADCPGCLLHLGGGSNVRNNGMKVTHIAELLAENLK; via the coding sequence ATGCATAACGCTGAAAATCTCAAAGAATACCGCGAAGACATGCAGGAAGCTCTTGATAACGAGTTTCTGCGTAAATCCATGGACGCATTTGCTGTTGGTTACCGTGAAAACCGTGCAAAAGCATTTGCTAATATTGATGAAAAAGCTCTCATCAAGAAAATTGCTGACTGCAAAGACTACGCTGTAAAAAACAACGCAGCACTGTTGAAGCAGTTCACAGAGCAAGCTGAAAAACGTGGTGTACACGTTCACGTTGCAAAAGACGCTGAAGAAGCTAACCGCATCATCGCTGACATTGCCAAGAAGAACAACGTTAAGAAGATCATCAAATCTAAGTCTATGACTTCTGAAGAAACTCTTCTTAACCACTACCTCGAAGACGAGAACCTCAACGTAGTTGAAACAGATCTCGGTGAATGGATCATCCAGATGCGCCATGAGGGTCCTTCCCACATGGTTATGCCTGCGATTCACCTTTCCCGTTACCAGGTTCAGGATCTCTTCTCCAAGCGTACCGGTGAAAAACTCGATTCCGACCCTGTAAAACTCACTAAAGTTGCTCGTCGTGAGCTTCGTCGTGACTTTGCAGATGCAGATATGGGCGTTTCCGGTGCTAACTTCTGTGTTGCTGAAAACGGCCACATTGGTATCGCAACTAACGAAGGTAACGCACGTCTTACCACCACTTCACCACGCATCCACGTTGCGATTGCAGGTATCGACAAACTCGTTCCTAAACTTACTGACGCTCTTACTGCTCTTAAAGCTCTTCCTCGTAACGCTACCGGTCAGGCTCTGACCTCTTACGTAACCTGGATTGGCGGTGCAAACGAATGTGCTATCGGCGAAGACAACAAAAAAGAAATGCACATTGTTTTCCTCGATAACGGTCGTTCTAAGATCGCTGAAGATGAAATGTTCTCTCAGATTTTCCGCTGCGTACGCTGTGGTGCTTGTGCGAACGTTTGTCCTGTTTACCGTCTCGTTGGCGGCCACAAAATGGGTCACATCTACATTGGTGCAATCGGCCTCATTCTTACTTACTTCTTCCACGGTGAAGAAAAAGCTAAGAACCTCGTTCACAACTGTATCAACTGTGGTGCATGTAAGAGCATTTGCGCAGGCGGTATCGACCTCCCAGGTCTCATTAAAGAACTCCGCGCTCGAATCAACCAGGACAACGGTATGCCTATTGAGACCAACCTCCTCGGTAAAGTTCTCAAGAACCGCAAACTGTTCCACTCCCTGCTTCGCTTCGGTAAATGGGCACAGGCTCCAATGAAAAAAGGGCCATACCTGCGTCACCTGCCGCTCATGTTCATGAAAGATCAGGGTTTCCGTTCTTTCCCAGCTATCGCAGATAAGCCGTTCCGCGATCGCTTCAGCGAAATCAAGCCAATGGTACACAACCCAAAACACCGCGTTGCACTCTTCTCCGGCTGTGTTCAGGACTTCGTGTACCCAGAGCAGATGGAAGCAGCAGTAAAAGTTATGGCTCGCCATAACGTTGCTATCGACTTCCCAATGGATCAGAGCTGTTGTGGTCTCCCAGTACAGATGATGGGTGAAAAACAGGCTACCATCGACGTTGCTAAACAGAACGTTGACGCATTTGAAGGTGCTAACTGCGATTACATCGTAACCCTTTGTGCATCCTGTGCTTCACACCTTAAAGAAGGCTACGCAGAACTTCTCGAAAAAGAACCTGGCTACAAAGAAAAAGTAGAACGTTTCTCTGCTAAGGTTATCGACTTCTCCTCTTATGTTCATGACGTACTTGGCGTGTCCGCTGATGACTTCAACAAATCCAGTGAAAAAGTTGCATACCACGCATCTTGTCACCTCTGCCGTGAGCTCAAAGTTGTTGAACAGCCTCGTAACCTCATCGAAATGGCTGGCGATTACGCACCATCTGCAGAAGAAGATGTATGTTGTGGCTTTGGCGGTACCTTCACCGTTAAATTCCCAGAACTTTCTTCTACCCTTCTGGACAAAAAACTTACCAACATTGAAGCAACCGGCGCAAAACGCCTCGTTGCAGACTGCCCAGGCTGTCTCCTGCACCTCGGCGGCGGTTCCAATGTTCGTAACAACGGTATGAAAGTTACCCACATTGCGGAACTCCTTGCAGAAAATCTCAAATAG
- a CDS encoding lactate utilization protein, with protein MSDLKELFREKAELVAAKVTSIKSMDEAYAYAANYVAEKNPCELLIPSSPDAPQPEFAKEKIMAAPELSDEQYAALAKECEAKGVKLIKDGMRNYMAGIDAGFTFADAGLIETGSIVQQSNGEELRLATMVSEAHIAVLPASKIYEDSIAAEQLLLELMSGVAYTAFITGPSRTADIERTLAIGAHGPLELHILLLED; from the coding sequence ATGAGCGACCTGAAAGAGCTTTTTCGCGAAAAAGCAGAACTGGTAGCAGCTAAAGTTACCAGCATTAAATCCATGGATGAAGCGTATGCATACGCTGCAAACTACGTTGCCGAAAAAAATCCATGCGAACTTCTTATTCCTTCCAGCCCTGACGCACCACAGCCAGAATTTGCAAAAGAAAAAATTATGGCTGCACCAGAACTTTCTGATGAGCAGTACGCAGCTCTCGCAAAAGAATGTGAAGCTAAAGGCGTAAAACTTATCAAAGACGGTATGCGTAACTACATGGCCGGCATCGATGCTGGTTTCACCTTTGCTGACGCTGGTCTTATTGAAACCGGCTCTATTGTTCAGCAGTCCAACGGAGAAGAACTGCGCCTCGCTACCATGGTTTCTGAAGCACACATTGCAGTGCTCCCAGCTTCCAAAATCTACGAGGACTCCATCGCAGCAGAACAGCTTCTGCTCGAACTGATGAGCGGCGTTGCTTACACCGCATTCATCACTGGCCCAAGCCGTACCGCTGATATCGAGCGCACACTTGCTATCGGTGCACATGGCCCACTCGAACTGCACATTCTTCTCCTGGAGGACTAA
- a CDS encoding DRTGG domain-containing protein, translating to MIGIYIGSTDAFAGKNIVLMALGLEMQRRGMRVGYMKPVGSIPKRVDDVFGDEDAIVIQELLGLETSPDILTPVIIPDNLRATTLSDETDALAAIQSAYDTISKDKDVMLVGGCGSIQYTGTHRGVDGITLSKQLGLKTLLVDRYRRNRLNYDAILNIKNTLGDDMLGVLFNDVPEDFSRDAEDILIPFLEKNDVDVFGMVPRDPMLNAIKASELAWRLKGKIISGNSQSQRIIQNFLIGTMQVENFMTYFRQSANLATIVGGDRTDLQLVAMEGGCPCLIVTGNITPNEIVRARSEQLGVPVIQVSEDTYTVAKRMELILNSQKLRELVKIKRGAELVDNAFDYNKLCQKLSWKSE from the coding sequence ATGATCGGAATTTACATAGGCTCTACAGACGCATTTGCGGGTAAAAATATTGTATTGATGGCCTTAGGGCTTGAAATGCAACGACGCGGTATGCGTGTTGGTTATATGAAGCCTGTGGGTTCTATTCCCAAACGAGTTGATGATGTTTTTGGGGATGAAGACGCCATAGTCATCCAGGAACTTCTCGGCCTAGAGACTTCTCCGGATATACTTACACCGGTAATTATTCCAGATAACCTGAGAGCCACTACCCTCTCAGATGAAACAGACGCTCTGGCCGCCATCCAGAGTGCCTACGACACAATATCCAAAGACAAAGACGTAATGCTCGTCGGCGGCTGTGGTTCCATCCAGTATACCGGCACCCATAGGGGTGTGGATGGCATTACACTGTCAAAGCAGCTTGGATTAAAGACTTTACTCGTTGACCGCTACCGTCGGAACAGGCTCAATTACGATGCTATTCTCAATATCAAGAACACACTCGGCGATGACATGCTTGGTGTCCTGTTCAACGACGTACCGGAAGATTTTTCACGCGATGCAGAAGATATCCTCATTCCTTTCTTAGAAAAGAATGATGTTGATGTATTCGGTATGGTTCCTCGCGACCCGATGCTTAACGCCATTAAAGCATCTGAGCTCGCTTGGCGCCTTAAAGGAAAAATCATCTCAGGTAATTCTCAGTCCCAGCGTATTATTCAGAACTTCCTGATTGGTACAATGCAGGTGGAAAACTTCATGACGTACTTCCGCCAGTCAGCCAATCTTGCCACCATTGTAGGTGGCGACAGAACAGACTTACAGCTCGTTGCTATGGAAGGTGGCTGCCCTTGTCTTATCGTGACAGGCAACATCACTCCTAACGAAATTGTACGTGCCCGTTCCGAACAACTGGGTGTGCCTGTCATTCAGGTTTCAGAAGATACCTATACGGTTGCCAAGCGTATGGAACTCATTCTGAACAGCCAGAAACTTCGTGAACTGGTCAAAATTAAACGCGGCGCTGAACTTGTTGATAACGCGTTTGATTACAATAAACTGTGTCAAAAACTGTCTTGGAAATCTGAATAG
- a CDS encoding acetate kinase, translated as MNVLVINSGSSSLKFQLINMESETALCSGLVERIGQEMGKLVNKLAPDTDDERKVVIDEPFADHETAMKRVVELLTDEKDGVIKDKSEINAIGHRVLLGGEEIKESVKVTDEVKDIIRKYIPLGPLHNPANLAGIEVCEHLFPGVPNVGVFDTEFHQTMPEKAFLYPLPYELYEELRIRRYGFHGTSHRFVAKRAAKFLGKAPEDLNLVICHLGNGCSMSAVKAGKCVDTTMGITPLEGLMMGTRCGDIDPALVPFIMDRKGLTGAEVDTLMNKQSGLYGICGMSDMRDIHAAVEKGDTKAKTALDMFVYRIKKYVGSYIAALGNVDAIVFTAGIGENDDIVREMVCADMELFGIKIDTEENATRRGIERSLNDGGKTEVLIIPTNEELEIAQATVKVLA; from the coding sequence ATGAACGTACTCGTAATTAACTCCGGCTCTTCTTCCCTTAAATTTCAGCTGATCAATATGGAAAGCGAAACCGCTCTTTGTTCCGGTCTCGTAGAACGTATCGGTCAGGAAATGGGTAAACTCGTTAACAAACTCGCTCCAGACACAGACGACGAGCGCAAAGTTGTTATCGACGAACCTTTTGCAGACCATGAAACCGCTATGAAGCGTGTTGTTGAACTGCTTACCGACGAAAAAGACGGCGTGATCAAAGACAAGTCTGAGATCAACGCAATCGGTCACCGCGTACTCCTCGGTGGCGAAGAGATCAAAGAATCCGTAAAAGTAACTGACGAAGTAAAAGACATCATTCGCAAATACATTCCGCTTGGTCCTCTGCACAACCCTGCAAACCTTGCTGGTATTGAAGTTTGTGAACACCTTTTCCCAGGCGTTCCTAACGTTGGTGTATTCGATACCGAATTCCACCAGACCATGCCTGAGAAAGCATTCCTCTACCCGCTCCCTTACGAACTTTACGAAGAACTCCGCATCCGTCGTTACGGCTTCCACGGTACTTCCCACCGTTTCGTTGCTAAAAGAGCAGCTAAATTCCTCGGTAAGGCACCTGAAGATCTCAACCTCGTTATCTGTCACCTCGGTAACGGCTGCTCCATGTCTGCTGTAAAAGCAGGCAAGTGTGTAGACACAACCATGGGCATCACCCCTCTCGAAGGCCTCATGATGGGTACCCGTTGTGGTGATATCGACCCTGCACTCGTTCCTTTCATCATGGATCGTAAAGGTCTCACCGGTGCAGAAGTTGACACCCTCATGAACAAGCAGTCCGGCCTCTACGGTATCTGCGGCATGAGCGACATGCGTGACATCCACGCTGCAGTAGAAAAAGGCGACACAAAAGCAAAAACCGCTCTGGACATGTTCGTTTACCGCATCAAAAAATACGTTGGTTCTTACATTGCTGCACTCGGCAATGTTGACGCTATCGTATTTACCGCTGGTATCGGTGAAAACGACGACATCGTTCGTGAAATGGTTTGTGCTGACATGGAACTCTTCGGCATCAAAATTGATACCGAAGAAAACGCAACTCGTCGCGGCATTGAGCGTTCCCTGAACGACGGTGGCAAGACTGAAGTTCTTATTATCCCAACCAACGAAGAACTTGAAATCGCTCAGGCTACTGTAAAAGTACTCGCTTAG